The following is a genomic window from Aphelocoma coerulescens isolate FSJ_1873_10779 chromosome 5, UR_Acoe_1.0, whole genome shotgun sequence.
CGGGCGGCGGCAGTCCCTGCGCCGGGAGGGTGGAAGTGAAGCTTCGGGGACGCTGGGGCTCGGTGGGAGATGACTTCTGGGATATGGAGGACGCCGAGGTGGTGTGCCAGCATCTGGGCTGTGGCTCGGCGGCCGGTGCCTACACTGCACTCGAGAGCTTTGGTGCAGGGGATGGGCCCGTCAGTCTGGCCAGGGTGGACTGCAAAGGAAATGAGTCCACTCTCTGGGACTGCGCGATCCGTGGCTGGGGACCCTATAACTACAGCCATGAATGGGACACTGCTGTTACTTGCCAAGGTAGGAGCCGGACTGGGGGGGATGTGGCACTTCATGCACGTCCCTGGACACTGATCCTGCGCTTCTCCCTCAGGATTTTCCCGGCTGGTCGGAGGTGATGGAGCCTGTGCCGGGCGGCTGGAGGTACGGCAGGGCCGGGCCTGGGTGGGTGTCTGCGAGGATCAGGTGGACATGAAGGTGGCGCAGGTGGTTTgccgggagctgggctgtggagcGGCGCTCTCCATCCCCGGCAGCGAGCGatttggggcaggatcagggCCGCTCTGGGGCGGGGGCTTCCAGTGCAATGGCACCGAGCCCCTCCTCAGCGCCTGTGCCCGGCAtctgccccacagccagggctgcagcacGGGCCCTGCCAGCGTCATCTGCTCCCGTAAGtgccggggacaccgggggctGTTGGGGTCCCTGCAGCATCGCCCCCCTCAACGCCCTTTCTGCCACAGCCTACACGGGCTTCCGGCTGGGCAACAGCAGCTCGGGATGCACCGGGCGGGTGGAGGTGGCAGTGCGGGGGACGTGGGGGTCCGTCTGCGCCAGCGAGTGGGAGCTGGCCGATGCCCACGTCCTGTGCCGCCACCTGGGCTGCGGCCGCGCCTTCACCGTGCCCCCGGGAGGCTCCTTTGGCAGCGGGGACGGGCCACTGCGGCCGGACGCCTTCGGCTGCAGCGGGAGCGAGCGGCACCCGGGCGAGTGCCCCGTGGCCGTGCTGGGGaagcccccctgtgcccccagaaACGCCGCTGCCGTCAACTGCTCAGGTGTGTATGGCACCTGCGGGAGGTGTATGAAGGGCTTTTGGGACCCCCCAAGAATTGGGAGCAGAGGATGCAGGGATGTTGTGGGGGGAAGGGCTAAATCAGGTCATTTTGCAGGCATTGTTGAATCCCTGCAGCTGGTGGAGGGTGAGACCCGGTGCAATGGGTGGTTGGAGTTCGCCATAAGCCCTGGGACCTGGCGCCGTGTGCCAGGAGAGCTTTTGTTCATATGGAATTTCAGCAACGTGTGCAGGGAGATGGGCTGTGGAGGGCTGGACAACAGCATTGCTGTCCGTGGTAAGTCCATCCTGCAGAAGATTGACGAGAGCGAGAGGAAAATCATTGAGAGGGTGATCGAAACAATCCAGGGGATGACCACCGAGCTGACAGGAGCATACTACACATTCAGTGATTGGTTCAAGATGAACGTGGTTACCTCTCCTGGCATATCTCATGGGGCAGACATTGTCTGCTCAGGTGGGTGTCCcgagaagggctggaggtggcggTGCCCCAAGCAGCCACCCCAACCCGGTGCTTCGGTGCCCGCAGGCAGCCGGCGGGTGCGGCTGGTGGGGAGCTCTGGGCGCTGTGCCGGGCGCGTGGAGGTCTATTCCAGTGGCACATGGAGCACCGTCTGCCAGGAAGGCTGGGATCTGCGGGACGCCGCCGTTGTCTgccgggagctgggctgtggcacgGCGCTGGAGGCACCGAGCTCAGCGCGCTTCGGTCCCGGCACGGGGCCGCTGTGGCCGTACATCCCTGACTGCTCCGGGACCGAGGAGTCTCTCTGGGAATGTGGGCGTTCGGAATGGCGCCAGTGCGGGCGTGGAGTTGGGGCAGGGGCCGTCTGCTCAGGTCAGTGCCGGGCACCCTAGATCGGGGTCCAGCAGAGTCCCCGGGGGGTTCCTGGCCGTGCCGTGACCGCCCTGCACCccttgcagagcagctctccgTGCGGCTGGCGGGCGGCCGCGGGCGCTGCCGCGGGTTCCTGGAGGTGTCTCACAACGGCACCTGGGGCCGCGTGTGTGCCaatggcaccagccccggcaccgccaaCACCGTCTGCCaacagctgggctgtggggaccGGGGCTGGCTGTCGGCGTTCCCCGCCCAGCAGCCGGCCCCCGCCTGGCTGGCCTGGGTGGGCTGTGAGGACGGGGCCCGCTCGCTCTGGGGGTGCCCCTCGGCACCCTGGAATCTGCAGAGCTGCGGCCCAGGCGGGGACGCCCACGTGGCTTGTGATGGGGACAGTGATGGCATCACTGAGACAGACACTACCCCCCATCCCGACGGTGCCACGAGCACAGGTAGCTCTGCCCGTGCCAGCACCCCCAAGACCAGGATGGCTGGGATCCCCCCCCACTCACTTCTTGCCCGTGTCCCCACACAGGTGTCCGTGGCAGCACAGCCGCAGCGGTGACCGTGGGgactgtgcctgtgccagctgtcCTGTGCGTGGTGCTGGGGacgctgctgtgcctggccctgGGCGCCCTGGCCGTGCTGCTGTGCCGTGCCCGCGCCTGGCGCCGAGGTGGGTCCAGGCGGGTGGGGGCTGGCACAGACCCGGTTTGGGGGTTCCGGGGCTCCCGCGCTGCGGAACGGCCCAGAAGGTGGGCAGGggtgcccccagtgccacccacggTGGCCAGGGCCCCAGGTAAACACTGCATCTCGTTCcaggccctggcagagctgcagatgCCATCGCCAACGCTGTCTACGAGGAGCTGGACTACACCGCGATGCCGGAGTACCAGGAGGTGCCCAGTCGGCCAGGTGGGTGCAGCCCCTGTGGCCCAGCTCTGCCCGGAGAGggggctctgccccacagccccatggCAGCTCAGGGTCCCGGTGGCCCAGCAGTGGCTCCTCGCCAGGGGCTGGGGATGTCCCTCGGTCCCACGGCAGCCCCTCTGTGTGGTGTGAGGTTGTGTCACCCTCGGTGCTGCTTGAGGCCGCACCCAAGTCCCTGTTTCTCCCCTGCAGGTTCCCTGTCAGAGGGGTCGGTGAAGAAGCTGCCCTATTACACCGGGGACAGCGCGGAGGGGAGTGACACCGAGGGAACCCCAGGTAGGGCCACAGGGCAGGAACTCAGTGGGGAGTGCTGGGGACATGGCACACACTCGGGCAGGGGAGCTGAGGGGACAAGTCCCCCTCTTGTTAGTGTGTAGCAAGCATGGCCTTTCCCTGTGGGACCCAAGGGCCACCAGCACATCCCTGGTGGCAAGGCCGTTGAGCATGGCAGAGCCAGACCCCTGCCAGGGCCACTGGGTCACTGCCATGGACCCCTGTGCCTGTCCCAgagccccctgcccggcccgagCACGGAACCCCGGATGGCTACGACGATGCCCTGGGTGTGGCACAGGAgccccctgctcccagcactggggACATCTCCGAGGGCGTGGCACAGAGGAGGTGGATCTGTGTCCTCCCCACAGGTAAGAGGGCTCCCAGCTgccctgtcccctctgcagAGGCACTCCATGGCAGGGTTTGGCTGTGGGGGTGGGCAGGGATCCGGCTGCAGATCCATGggtgctgcagccagagcccaggTGGGGCCTGTCAGGAGGGACACGGAGCCGTCTGCCCCCCTGCACCCTTCTGTGCTGTCCCCAAGGTGGGATCTACTCCCCTCCGAGTGCCCCAGGAGCCACCAGGACCACCTCGGAACAGCCCCCGGTGCACACAGACTATGATGATGTTGGCAGCAGCGCCCTGGGGCCGTCGCCATGAGGAtgccacagccctggggacacgtgTGTGGTGCTGTGGTGGGGCCCTGTCCCCAGGAAGGGGTGGCCCTGCCTACAGAGGTCACCCCTCCCTgtgcagcagtgcaggaaaaaagctccTGAGTAGGGATTTTCTTGGATTTCTGTCtgaatttccctttttctcttattaaagactgtcgtggtttgacactggcccgATGCCAGGCACCCAGGAGAGTGTCttgctcaccctcccctgcctcaGCTGAGCAGAcgagagaggggaaaaacacttcaagggcaaaacaggctgaACTTAAAGTTACAAAGTGAATGTAttgctaacagaatcagaggaggataatgagaagtaaaataaaccctCAAACACACCTTTtctcccccctgcccctccctccttcccctgacAGCACcgggagacagggcatgggggtttggtcagttcatcaccgaGATTTTCTTCCGCTGCTccgggagaggagtccttcccctgtgagcctgtggggtccctcccacaggagacagctcTCCACGAACCTCTCCCACGTGGCTCcactctcagcagcagcagccaccccgcccctgctgcagcgtgagtccctcccacgggcacacagtcctcccaaaactgctgcgccGTGGGTctcttccacggggtgcagggccccaaggacaggctgctccagcctggaagcggGGCCCTCTCTCCCCACCGGGTCTTCCACTGgaacacagcctcctccaggcctccacctgctctggcacgGGCACCACCtccccctggggctgcaggtggatctctgcatcccccgtgggtccccgtgggctgcaggggcacagctgcttcaccatggtctgcaccacggcctgcagaggccCCTCGGCTCcagggcctggagcacctcctccccctccttctccactgcccGTGGTGTCCCATGTTGCtttcctcacatgttctcaccatctcctcttctctgactagaaggcaaaaaaagagatgttgttttgattttcttcttaaatatgtgtcacaggttagcaagcatagtcccggaagggatgtccttgctaaggggtgcttacagtttcctctgggacctgatagagcctatcagctggccagtttgaatatggacaattctttaagccacttaaagttgtgacagcctctgtgatacacacttaagaatagacaaactctcccccccaagctctctctcatttccagtgctgggacaggtggctgcgggccacgtgtgggggccagcggggccagccaggccctgctcgggccaggccaggccgggctacggccatcctggagccatgggcctgttccagccgtggaaccccccccactgccttgccgtgggcagccggagcggctcggctctccccctctcctcttcgataagaaaaattcaacattccagctgcaaagctgcaaggctgaggtgagattaacccttttattgctgtgaagagctgaaaacccgagggaagagagagagaggagatgcttaaagctgaaattctgttgtgaaacTATggtatatcagagtatcccgttgtaatttcatgaagatatggggggtggagtgttcaacccgtaagcaaaagcacctgcgctgagataggcagatgctgacgcagctgtaatttcatgagaagtttggacagggagagatggaccagatgaggacttttgctccaaatgggaaaggagaaaacctcagttcctagagatgctcccagagatagtcctaaagatgaagatgaggaagaccctttgctcccagggaaggagaagggcctctgttttttgtttctgaacggctcaaccttaaaattgtaccccagaaaacttcaagagtggaccctcgagaGCAgctgcgggaaaagctgcaagtcgggggaagggactcacattgcgagcagagagactcctcttcctaaatggactgaacaatatttggaagtgggcggctgtctcgttgtgatcatgttttcatagcatgagcaagaagagacttctcttcctaaatggactgaacaaggttattatggaagtggtaaacagactgaacatcttaagggttgtctttttacattgtcagtgggagaagggaggaaggtggggggaggaggagagttctgaaggtggtataatttttttttcctacttttaggtctgttaataaacttctttatattctttcaagtttggtgcctgctttgcgtttctcctaattcttatctcaaagaagataaacagtaatgagcaTTTTGGGCCATACTACTacaatatgtcatcacagaggtgttaccaagctctctcattggcccagttttggccagcagcatgtccatcttcagagccatcagccgttggctctgccagacatggtggAAACTTGCAGGAGCTTCTCACAGGAGCCCCCTCTGTGGCCCTCCCTGCTACCacaaaccaggccatgcaaaaccaATACAAAACGCAAACTGTCTGGAGACTGAGTTCCAGGGCTGGGACCTCACTCCGGGGCTGGCACCTCCATCCCGGGTACATCAGCCATCCCTCGGGGACGTGGGGCAGGAACTGGAAGCACAGAAGCATCCCTGGGCACGGTGGGCTAAAGGGGAAGGGCACAGGGAGATTGCTGGGCTTGGCCGTGGCAGGGCCCTCACCCCAAGCTCCGCAGCGGGCAGGCgggatgctgcagctgctggcagagctgcaggatgcCGTGGGCTCCCAGCTCGTTGTCCCTCAGGTCCAGGCAGGTGAGACGGGGCCCCTGCAGCAGCCgcgtggccagggctgggcacagcaggcGCCCGAGAGCCGGCAGCTGCCCAGCCTGTGGGGCCGAGGGAAACAGGGAAGGAGGGCTTTGGCTTCGGCTCggtgagctgctgcaggtgaaaAGGGCGCAGCAGTGGCTGAGGTcctcgcagcagcaggggctggtgAGGCGGGAATGCAGCAGCCCAACGGGAAGCCTCGGGAAAGACCCTCAGAGCCGACCGAGGGCCCCCAGAGGTATCCGTGGACCCGGAGAGctcctgtcccctctgcccgGGGCAGCAGGCACCCAGCCGCACACCGGCCTCCGGTTCGGGTGCCCGCAGCCACCGGCCGCGCTTTGGGCTCCGTGCCGTGCGTGCGTCTCTCAGCGGAGCAGGTCCGGGCCACTGCCCGGTGCCGCAGTGCCCGGCAGCGCGGAGGgacggggcagggcagctcctcccgccgccgcgCAGCGAGGGAGCGCGGGACGTTCTGCTGGTGAGGAATTCCTGGGGTGCCGgtggatgggcagcagctgcagttccaGCTGCTCGGTTTGCTGTGCGTGGGAAGTGCCGGAACTCTGCATAGCAAAGGGCCCGGGAAACCGTGGCCCcggccaggtgagggacactgagagacacagcaggagacgaggatgaggaggaagagagactTCAGTGTGGACTTTGGTGTGCTTGGAACAGGAGGGGGGTCACATCTCAGGGACCCTCTCTGGAGGCACCAGCTCGGGCTGTTTCTGTGTTCCTGCGCCAGCAGGAAGTGGATTTATCGAGGGAGACACCTGCGACCGTGGCATGGGAAACCTGGGGTGGAAGCGGTGAGGAAGCGAGGTCTGGTGTGGGTTTCTGGGGAGCCAGCGGGGCCAGCGCGGGTCACTGGAGCCGCGGCTGTGAAGGGGCGGCGGCGCCAGCAGGGAGAGTGGATTGCTGCGCTGGGAGCGTGCTGACAGAGCCTGGTGAATGGTGAGACGGGGAAGTTTCCTGAAGCGCGCGGCCGCCGAGCTgccgggggccggggcggcggggcaggggcagcgCGGAGCCGCGGCGTTCTCGGTGGCAGCGCAGGTGTCGGGAGCCGCGTGCGGTCGATGCCGACGCCGGGAGCCGCCGGGGGGTAACCGCCTCCTTCCTGCGCTGGCGGCGAGGCGAGCGCGGGGCCGCAGCTGCGGCAGCAGCGCCATGTGCCAGCGCCGCCGCGAGGGCCCGGGGAGCCGGCAGCTGCCACccccgcgggggctgcgggcacgGCGGGAGGGGAGCACCCCAAGGACGGGGGCTTCGGGCTCTGCAGGTGCCGGGGCTGAGGGTGGTCGCAGTGCGgcttttggtgggatttggggtgcagcGTGTCCCCATCAGTGAGGATGGCTCTCGGCAGGCTCCGGCAGCGGAGTTGGAGGCACGGGGGGGTGCAGGAAGGGCCCCCGCAGGCCAGGTGCTGTGGGGGGGCTGTCTCCCCCCGGGGACATCCGGGTGGCAGCCCACTGTGGCGGGCTGTGTGACGCCAGAAGCGGAGGCGAGCCTCATATTTGGGCACGGAGCAGGTTATTGGAGGCCGCGGCCCCGCAGCCGGGAGATGAGGCGCTGATAAAGggtgccctggtgctgctgctgctgcctccgttGGCTCGGGCGCTGCCGAGACATCCCCTGGCTGCGCTGGGCTCGGGGCCGGGGCCATGGGGCCGGCGGTAgcgctggggctgctggtgtGCGTGCGGCTGTGTGCGGGTGAGCGccgggcggcgggagcggggcccgcGGCGGTGGCGGGCCCGGCTCAGCACCCTCCGTGCCGCAGGCTCCGGGGAGCTGCGTCTGgtgggcggcggcgggcgctgtGCCGGGCGCGTGGAGGTGAAGCACGGCGGTGAGTGGGGCTCCGTCTGCGTCTTCGACTTCGACTTCGACTTCGACTTCGACTGGGAAGCCCGCTGGGCCATCGTGGTGTGCcggcagctgggctgtggccgggTGGCCACGGCGTCCCCGTACGCCCCGTTCGGGCAGGGCAGCGGGCGCATCTGGCTGCAGCCCTTCTTCTGCCGCGGCACCGAGGAGGCGCTGGAGGAGTGTCTGCACTTCGGGTGGGGACGGCACTTCTGCGGCCACGAGTGGGATGTGGGGGTGACCTGCAGAGGTGAGGGGACGCGctggccgtgccggggctgccaCCTTGTGCTTGAGCATCACCGGCAGGGCTGAGCCGAGCCGGTGTCCCGGTGCAGATGCCGTGGAGCTGAGGCTGGCGGGCGGCGGCAGTCCCTGCGCCGGGAGGGTGGAAGTGAAGCTTCGGGGACGCTGGGGCTCGCTGGGAGATGACCGCTGGGATATGGAGGACGCCGAGGTGGTGTGCCAGCATCTGGGCTGTGGCTCGGCTGCCGGTGCCTACTTTGCCGTCGAGAGCTTTGGTGCAGGGGATGGGCCCATCAGTCTGGCCGTGGTGGACTGCAAAGGAAATGAGTCCACTCTCTGGGACTGCGAGATCCGTGGCTGGGGACCTTATAACTACAGCCATAAATGGGACACTGCTGTTACTTGCCAAGGTAGGAGCCGGACTGGGGGGGGGAGATGTGGCACTTCATGCACGTCCCTGGACACTGATCCTGCACTGCTCGCGCAGGATTTTCCCGGCTGGTCGGAGGTGATGGAGCCTGTGCCGGGCGGCTGGAGGTACGGCAGGGCCGGGCCTGGGTGGGTGTCTGCGAGGATCAGGTGGACATGAAGGTGGCGCAGGTGGTTTgccgggagctgggctgtggagcGGCGCTCTCCATCCCCGGCAGCGAGCGATTTGGGGCAGGATCGGGGCCGCTCTGGGGCGGGGGCTTCCAGTGCAATGGCACCGAGCCCCTCCTCAGCGCCTGTGCCCGGCATCCgccccacagccagggctgcagcacGGGCCCTGCCAGCGTCATCTGCTCCCGTAAGtgccggggacaccgggggctGTTGGGGTCCCTGCAGCATCGCCCCCCTCAACGCCCTTTCTGCCACA
Proteins encoded in this region:
- the LOC138111005 gene encoding antigen WC1.1-like — protein: MEDAEVVCQHLGCGSAAGAYTALESFGAGDGPVSLARVDCKGNESTLWDCAIRGWGPYNYSHEWDTAVTCQGFSRLVGGDGACAGRLEVRQGRAWVGVCEDQVDMKVAQVVCRELGCGAALSIPGSERFGAGSGPLWGGGFQCNGTEPLLSACARHLPHSQGCSTGPASVICSPYTGFRLGNSSSGCTGRVEVAVRGTWGSVCASEWELADAHVLCRHLGCGRAFTVPPGGSFGSGDGPLRPDAFGCSGSERHPGECPVAVLGKPPCAPRNAAAVNCSGIVESLQLVEGETRCNGWLEFAISPGTWRRVPGELLFIWNFSNVCREMGCGGLDNSIAVRGKSILQKIDESERKIIERVIETIQGMTTELTGAYYTFSDWFKMNVVTSPGISHGADIVCSGSRRVRLVGSSGRCAGRVEVYSSGTWSTVCQEGWDLRDAAVVCRELGCGTALEAPSSARFGPGTGPLWPYIPDCSGTEESLWECGRSEWRQCGRGVGAGAVCSEQLSVRLAGGRGRCRGFLEVSHNGTWGRVCANGTSPGTANTVCQQLGCGDRGWLSAFPAQQPAPAWLAWVGCEDGARSLWGCPSAPWNLQSCGPGGDAHVACDGDSDGITETDTTPHPDGATSTGVRGSTAAAVTVGTVPVPAVLCVVLGTLLCLALGALAVLLCRARAWRRGPGRAADAIANAVYEELDYTAMPEYQEVPSRPGSLSEGSVKKLPYYTGDSAEGSDTEGTPEPPARPEHGTPDGYDDALGVAQEPPAPSTGDISEGVAQRRWICVLPTGKRAPSCPVPSAEALHGRVWLWGWAGIRLQIHGCCSQSPGGACQEGHGAVCPPAPFCAVPKVGSTPLRVPQEPPGPPRNSPRCTQTMMMLAAAPWGRRHEDATALGTRIPGVPVDGQQLQFQLLGLLCVGSAGTLHSKGPGKPWPRPGSGELRLVGGGGRCAGRVEVKHGGEWGSVCVFDFDFDFDFDWEARWAIVVCRQLGCGRVATASPYAPFGQGSGRIWLQPFFCRGTEEALEECLHFGWGRHFCGHEWDVGVTCRDAVELRLAGGGSPCAGRVEVKLRGRWGSLGDDRWDMEDAEVVCQHLGCGSAAGAYFAVESFGAGDGPISLAVVDCKGNESTLWDCEIRGWGPYNYSHKWDTAVTCQGFSRLVGGDGACAGRLEVRQGRAWVGVCEDQVDMKVAQVVCRELGCGAALSIPGSERFGAGSGPLWGGGFQCNGTEPLLSACARHPPHSQGCSTGPASVICSPYTGFRLGNSSSGCTGRVEVAVRGTWGSVCASEWELADAHVLCRHLGCGRAFTVPPGGSFGSGDGPLRPDAFGCSGSERHPGECPVAVLGKPPCAPGNAAAVNCSGIVESLQLVEGETRCNGWLEFAISPGTWRRVPGELLVVWNFSNVCREMGCGGLDNSIAVRGEDILRNTDEKERKIIERVIERIQEMTTKLTEADYEFDFGFEMDEVTTAPRGISHGAAIVCSGSRRVRLVGSSGRCAGRVEVYSSGTWSAVCQEGWDLRDAAVVCRELGCGTALEAPSSARFGPGTGPLWPYIPDCSGTEESLWECGRSEWRQCGRGVGARAVCSEQLSVRLAGGRGRCRGFLEVSHNGTWGRVCANGTSPGTANTVCQQLGCGDRGWLSAFPAQQPAPAWLAWVGCEDGARSLWGCPSAPWNLQSCGPGGDAHVACDGDSDGITETDTTPHPDGATSTGVRGSTAAAVTVGTVPVPTVLCVVLGTLLCLALGALAVLLRRARAWRRGPGRAADAIANAVYEELDYTAMPEYQEVPSRPSSLSEGSVKKLPYYTGDSAEGSDTEGTPEPPARPEHGTPDGYDDALGVAQEPPAPSTGDISEGVAQRRWICVLPTGGIYSPPSAPGATRTPSEQPPVHTDYDDVGSSALGPSP